In the Kribbella sp. NBC_00482 genome, one interval contains:
- the htpX gene encoding zinc metalloprotease HtpX, whose product MKTRFAPDRGLSSRMLVTSFLLGLLYVGFVALLIALTKSAVLAVLIAGGMLFAQYWFSDRIALFAMHGKIVTPEEAPQLHGAIDRLCALADMPKPRVAIADVDLPNAFATGRNPKNAVVCVTTGIMRRLDADELEGVLAHELSHVAHRDVAVMTIASFLGVLAGLITRFGLYGGLGRGNRDQNAAVIMLTIIGVSIAVYAISFLLTRALSRYRELAADRAGAMLTGRPSTLASALTKISGDIAQIPSRDLRQAQAFNAFFFAPAISGKSLSSLFSTHPSLETRLDRLGTLSRELGEQA is encoded by the coding sequence ATGAAGACTCGATTCGCGCCTGATCGCGGGCTGTCCAGCCGGATGCTTGTGACCAGTTTCCTGCTCGGACTGCTGTACGTCGGCTTCGTGGCGCTGCTGATCGCGCTGACGAAGAGCGCGGTGCTGGCCGTGCTGATCGCCGGCGGCATGTTGTTCGCGCAGTACTGGTTCTCCGACCGGATCGCGCTGTTCGCGATGCACGGCAAGATCGTCACACCCGAGGAGGCGCCGCAGTTGCACGGCGCGATCGACCGCCTGTGCGCGCTGGCCGACATGCCGAAGCCGCGGGTCGCGATCGCGGACGTCGACCTGCCGAACGCGTTCGCCACCGGCCGCAACCCGAAGAACGCCGTCGTCTGCGTGACCACCGGCATCATGCGCCGCCTGGACGCCGACGAACTGGAAGGTGTGCTGGCGCACGAGCTCTCGCACGTCGCGCACCGAGACGTCGCGGTGATGACGATCGCGTCGTTCCTCGGCGTACTCGCCGGCCTGATCACCCGCTTCGGCCTGTACGGCGGCCTGGGCCGGGGCAACCGCGACCAGAACGCGGCGGTGATCATGCTGACGATCATCGGGGTGTCCATCGCCGTGTACGCGATCTCGTTCCTGCTCACCCGGGCGCTGTCGCGGTACCGCGAACTCGCCGCGGACCGGGCCGGGGCGATGCTGACCGGCAGACCCTCGACGCTGGCGTCGGCGCTGACCAAGATCAGCGGGGACATCGCACAGATACCGTCGCGCGACCTGCGCCAGGCGCAGGCGTTCAACGCGTTCTTCTTCGCGCCGGCCATCTCCGGCAAGAGCCTGTCGTCGCTGTTCTCCACCCACCCGTCGCTCGAGACACGCCTCGACCGCCTCGGTACGCTCTCCCGCGAGCTGGGCGAGCAAGCTTAG
- the pspAB gene encoding PspA-associated protein PspAB: protein MGLLDILLGRSKAVPPNLDQLFSLPSAAITLETAAGFRPTGSGSVCFKSAEGGGFTTLREEVDKLLALDNGKLTSTTDSYGFTWLVRETAPDDLETLVTDLHAVNTSLVDAGFGNALLCTLVAFTNGTQSVGLVYLYKRGSWYPFVPVGGDRRDNAKELQIKSVVGADLNFESDLSRWFPIYGAPGL from the coding sequence ATGGGCCTTCTCGACATCCTGCTCGGGCGCAGCAAGGCTGTGCCGCCGAACCTCGACCAACTGTTCTCGCTGCCGTCGGCCGCGATCACCCTGGAAACCGCAGCCGGCTTCCGTCCGACGGGCAGCGGCTCGGTCTGCTTCAAGTCGGCCGAGGGCGGTGGGTTCACCACACTCCGCGAGGAGGTCGACAAGCTGCTCGCGCTGGACAACGGCAAGCTCACCAGTACGACGGACTCGTACGGCTTCACCTGGCTGGTCCGGGAGACGGCCCCGGACGACCTGGAGACCCTGGTCACCGACCTGCACGCCGTCAACACGTCCCTCGTCGACGCCGGCTTCGGCAACGCGCTGCTCTGCACCCTGGTCGCCTTCACCAACGGCACCCAGTCGGTCGGCCTCGTCTACCTCTACAAACGCGGCTCCTGGTACCCGTTCGTCCCCGTCGGCGGCGACCGCCGCGACAACGCCAAGGAGCTCCAGATCAAGTCGGTCGTCGGCGCGGACCTGAACTTCGAATCGGACCTCTCCCGCTGGTTCCCCATCTACGGCGCACCGGGCCTTTAG
- a CDS encoding Mrp/NBP35 family ATP-binding protein yields MAPTADQVTTALGGVMDPEIKKPITDLGMVETVAVRDDGVVAVRILLTVAGCPMKDTLRRDITAAVNKLDGVTGVEIDLGVMSAEQRAALQTQLRGGVAEKEIPFSRPDSLTKVFAIASGKGGVGKSSVTVNLAVAMAQQGLSVGVLDADIYGHSVPAMFGVADERPTAVDDMIMPVPAHGVKVISIGMLKPKRDQVVAWRGPILDRALVQMLADVYWGDLDVLLLDLPPGTGDIAISVGQRLTSAEVIVVTTPQEAAAEVAERAGTMAQMVHQRVAGVVENMSFLPCPHCGPEHRIEIFGTGGGTRVAETLSARLGYNIPLLGQIPLDERLRAGGDLGQPLVVADPETPAAQVLDKIASTLGGKPRGLLGRQLGLSPAGR; encoded by the coding sequence ATGGCTCCCACTGCTGATCAGGTGACCACGGCGCTCGGTGGCGTAATGGATCCGGAGATCAAGAAGCCGATCACGGATCTGGGGATGGTCGAGACCGTCGCCGTCCGGGATGACGGCGTGGTCGCCGTACGCATCCTGCTGACCGTCGCCGGCTGTCCGATGAAGGACACGCTGCGCCGGGACATCACTGCCGCAGTGAACAAACTCGACGGCGTCACCGGGGTCGAGATCGACCTCGGCGTGATGTCCGCCGAGCAGCGCGCGGCCCTGCAGACCCAGTTGCGCGGCGGCGTGGCCGAGAAGGAGATCCCGTTCTCCCGGCCGGACTCGCTGACCAAGGTGTTCGCGATCGCGTCCGGCAAGGGCGGCGTGGGCAAGTCGTCGGTGACGGTCAACCTCGCGGTCGCGATGGCCCAGCAGGGACTGTCGGTCGGCGTCCTGGACGCCGACATCTACGGGCACTCGGTGCCGGCCATGTTCGGGGTCGCCGACGAGCGGCCGACCGCGGTGGACGACATGATCATGCCGGTGCCCGCGCACGGCGTGAAGGTGATCTCGATCGGCATGCTGAAGCCGAAGCGCGACCAGGTGGTCGCGTGGCGCGGCCCGATCCTCGACCGCGCGCTGGTCCAGATGCTCGCGGACGTCTACTGGGGCGACCTCGACGTACTGCTCCTCGACCTGCCGCCCGGCACCGGTGACATCGCGATCTCCGTCGGTCAGCGGCTGACCAGCGCCGAGGTGATCGTCGTGACGACCCCGCAGGAGGCCGCCGCGGAGGTGGCCGAGCGGGCCGGCACGATGGCGCAGATGGTGCACCAGCGGGTGGCCGGTGTGGTCGAGAACATGTCGTTCCTGCCGTGCCCGCACTGCGGTCCGGAGCACCGCATCGAGATCTTCGGCACCGGCGGCGGGACGCGTGTCGCGGAGACCCTCTCCGCGCGGCTGGGCTACAACATCCCGCTGCTCGGCCAGATCCCGCTCGACGAGCGCCTCCGCGCCGGCGGCGACCTCGGCCAGCCGCTCGTGGTGGCCGATCCCGAAACCCCCGCCGCACAGGTCCTCGACAAGATCGCGTCGACCCTGGGCGGCAAGCCGCGCGGCCTCCTCGGCCGCCAACTCGGCCTCTCCCCCGCGGGCCGCTGA